A genomic segment from Verrucomicrobiia bacterium encodes:
- a CDS encoding sodium:solute symporter, translating to MSPLDFVVLIASMLGIAGYGIWRTRGPQNLKAYLKGDGRTPWFAIGLSVMATQASAITFLSTPGQGYLGGLAFVQIYFGMPIALIIIAAVFLPIFRRLNVYTAYEFLGKRFDPKTRLLGVAIFLLQRGLGAGLTIYAPAIVLTTVFGWPLNLTIICSGVLVIIYTVIGGSDAVTVTQKYQLGIIFAGMIAAFCLLVMKLPAGMGLGDITALAGGFHKLKAVNFSTDVHERYTFWSGLLGGTFLMLSYFGTDQSQVQRYIGGASLREGRLGLMFNAVCKIPMQFFILFLGVLLFVFYQFEPPPLFFDPASKHYSADEKLRAYETEFNSYHAQTREALEAWLNARHHGDASAAAGAFTAASTAHEHGEEIRKDAAKELQTAHSGATANDADYVFITFILHQLPHGVIGLLVAAFFAAALSSKAAELNALSSTTTIDFYRNLINRDATDHACLIASKWFTALWGFAAIGFALYAHLVENLIQAVNILGSIFYGVLLGLFVVAFFVKRVGGSAVFWGALVAQALVCVLYFKLTISYLWYPLIGCAACVAFSLMFQTILGSSEKTNPIPAS from the coding sequence ATGAGCCCGCTGGATTTTGTCGTCCTCATCGCCTCCATGCTCGGCATCGCCGGTTACGGCATCTGGCGCACGCGCGGACCGCAAAACCTGAAAGCCTACCTGAAAGGCGACGGCCGAACCCCGTGGTTTGCCATCGGCCTTTCCGTCATGGCCACTCAAGCCAGCGCCATCACCTTTCTCTCCACTCCGGGACAAGGCTATCTCGGCGGACTCGCATTTGTGCAGATTTATTTCGGCATGCCAATCGCGTTGATCATCATCGCCGCCGTCTTCCTGCCGATCTTTCGCCGCCTGAATGTCTATACCGCCTACGAATTCCTCGGCAAACGCTTCGACCCCAAAACCCGCCTGCTGGGCGTTGCCATATTTCTTCTCCAACGCGGCTTGGGCGCGGGCTTGACGATTTACGCGCCCGCCATTGTCTTGACCACCGTCTTCGGCTGGCCGTTGAACCTGACCATCATTTGCAGCGGCGTGCTCGTGATCATCTACACCGTCATCGGCGGCAGCGACGCCGTCACCGTCACGCAAAAATATCAACTCGGCATCATCTTCGCCGGCATGATCGCCGCGTTTTGTTTGCTCGTCATGAAACTGCCCGCCGGGATGGGCCTGGGCGATATCACCGCTCTCGCCGGTGGATTTCATAAACTCAAAGCCGTGAATTTTTCCACGGACGTTCACGAGCGATATACTTTCTGGTCGGGCCTGTTGGGTGGAACTTTTCTCATGCTTTCCTATTTCGGCACCGACCAATCGCAGGTGCAACGCTACATCGGCGGCGCGTCGTTGCGCGAAGGCCGGCTCGGTCTCATGTTCAATGCCGTCTGCAAAATCCCGATGCAATTCTTCATTTTGTTCCTCGGCGTTTTGCTTTTTGTTTTTTATCAATTCGAGCCGCCGCCGCTCTTTTTCGATCCCGCCTCGAAACATTATTCCGCCGACGAAAAATTGCGCGCTTACGAAACCGAATTCAATTCGTACCACGCCCAAACGCGTGAAGCGCTCGAAGCCTGGTTGAACGCCCGCCATCACGGCGATGCCTCCGCCGCCGCGGGCGCTTTCACTGCCGCTTCGACGGCGCATGAACACGGCGAAGAGATTCGCAAGGACGCTGCGAAGGAATTGCAGACCGCCCATTCCGGCGCGACTGCGAACGACGCCGATTATGTCTTCATCACTTTTATCCTTCACCAACTGCCTCACGGCGTGATCGGTTTGCTCGTCGCGGCATTTTTCGCCGCCGCGCTGTCGTCCAAAGCCGCCGAATTGAACGCGCTCAGTTCCACCACGACCATTGATTTTTACCGCAACCTCATCAATCGCGATGCCACGGACCACGCCTGCCTGATCGCCTCCAAATGGTTCACGGCGCTCTGGGGTTTTGCCGCGATCGGTTTTGCGCTTTATGCGCATCTGGTGGAGAATTTGATCCAGGCTGTGAATATTCTCGGCTCAATTTTTTATGGTGTGTTGCTGGGCCTTTTCGTCGTCGCATTTTTTGTTAAGCGGGTCGGGGGCAGCGCGGTGTTTTGGGGCGCGCTGGTGGCGCAGGCGCTGGTATGCGTTCTATATTTTAAATTGACCATTTCCTATCTGTGGTATCCGCTCATTGGCTGCGCCGCGTGCGTGGCGTTCAGTCTCATGTTCCAAACCATTCTCGGCAGCAGCGAAAAGACGAACCCAATACCCGCGTCATGA
- a CDS encoding PIG-L family deacetylase → MSNSPELPPLLVFGAHPDDIEFGCGPVIASETRAGRKAHFIVCSRGEAGTHGTPKQRTAEAKKSAALLGATIEFIELDGDAHLEIRAAHALKLAEILRRVRPGVVLAPSLAENQHPDHWRLGTLVRDAARLARYGGLKELRRQPPHAIQQLFFYAVTPEAEPADITPILIDVSSPELINAWTAAMKAHASQTSAINYIELQLTRARLLGARAGVGHAVALFPNEPLLLLSLAQAGRGARRF, encoded by the coding sequence ATGTCGAACTCTCCTGAATTGCCTCCTCTGCTCGTCTTTGGCGCGCATCCCGACGACATTGAATTCGGCTGCGGACCCGTCATCGCCAGCGAGACGCGCGCCGGGCGCAAAGCGCATTTTATCGTTTGTTCACGCGGCGAAGCGGGCACGCATGGCACGCCCAAACAGCGAACAGCCGAGGCAAAGAAATCCGCCGCCTTGCTGGGCGCGACCATCGAGTTTATCGAACTCGACGGCGATGCTCATCTGGAAATTCGCGCCGCGCACGCGCTCAAACTGGCGGAAATTTTGCGGCGCGTTCGCCCCGGTGTCGTGCTCGCGCCGAGCCTCGCGGAAAATCAACATCCCGACCACTGGCGTCTGGGCACACTGGTTCGCGATGCCGCCCGCCTCGCGCGTTATGGCGGGCTCAAGGAACTGCGCCGCCAGCCGCCGCACGCCATTCAGCAATTATTTTTCTACGCCGTCACCCCCGAAGCTGAACCCGCGGACATCACCCCGATTCTCATTGATGTTTCATCGCCGGAATTGATCAACGCCTGGACCGCTGCGATGAAAGCGCATGCCAGCCAGACCTCCGCCATTAACTATATCGAATTGCAACTGACCCGCGCCCGGCTCCTCGGCGCGCGCGCGGGCGTTGGTCACGCGGTCGCTTTGTTCCCCAACGAACCGCTGCTGCTTCTTTCATTGGCGCAAGCCGGTCGCGGCGCGCGGCGGTTTTGA
- the bshA gene encoding N-acetyl-alpha-D-glucosaminyl L-malate synthase BshA, protein MDSDRPLRIGITCYPTVGGSGILASTLGEILAQRGHEVHFISYERPFRMPAQAPRLFFHPVVINDYGLFKYPDYTLPLSVKMAEVSRDCQLDILHVHYAVPHATAAMLARSMLPPKQQPRVVTTLHGTDTTLLGSDPGYGPAIHHALTHSDAVTVVSDYLKSETQRVLGFHRPMEVIHNFFEPRAARRSKEDVRRELGLRDEVMVLHSSNLRPVKRIDLLLETVARIQSRHPFKLVILAGGNFAPFAEAVRRLQLEDRVIVRENILAIEDYLQAADIGLFTSENESFCLSILEAMCFACPSVATRVGGIPEVVQDNITGILGAFGDSEHLARSVEKLIDDPTLRTTMGRAAQTRAREQFSAAAIVPRYEALYRRVCATAAIPG, encoded by the coding sequence ATGGATTCCGACCGCCCATTAAGAATCGGCATCACCTGTTACCCCACCGTTGGCGGCAGCGGCATCCTCGCATCCACTCTCGGTGAAATTCTCGCGCAACGCGGACACGAAGTTCACTTCATCAGTTACGAACGCCCCTTCCGCATGCCCGCCCAGGCGCCGCGACTTTTTTTTCATCCGGTGGTGATCAACGATTACGGCCTTTTCAAATATCCTGATTATACTTTGCCGCTCTCGGTGAAAATGGCGGAGGTAAGCCGCGACTGCCAGTTGGATATTCTCCACGTGCATTACGCCGTACCGCACGCCACCGCTGCGATGCTTGCGCGCTCCATGCTGCCGCCGAAACAGCAACCCCGCGTCGTCACCACGCTCCACGGCACGGACACCACCTTGCTCGGCAGCGACCCCGGTTATGGCCCCGCCATCCACCACGCGCTGACCCACTCCGACGCGGTGACAGTCGTATCGGATTATTTAAAATCCGAAACTCAACGCGTGCTCGGCTTCCATCGCCCGATGGAAGTCATCCATAATTTTTTTGAACCCCGCGCCGCGCGACGCTCAAAAGAAGACGTGCGCCGCGAACTCGGTTTGCGCGACGAAGTCATGGTGCTCCACTCCTCCAACTTGCGGCCCGTAAAACGAATTGATTTGCTGCTGGAAACCGTGGCCCGGATTCAATCGCGCCATCCCTTCAAGCTCGTTATCCTCGCCGGTGGAAATTTTGCTCCGTTTGCCGAAGCCGTACGGCGGTTGCAACTTGAGGACCGTGTGATCGTCCGCGAAAATATTCTGGCCATCGAAGACTATCTGCAAGCCGCCGACATCGGCCTGTTCACTTCCGAAAACGAAAGCTTTTGTTTAAGCATTCTCGAAGCCATGTGCTTCGCCTGCCCCAGCGTCGCCACGCGAGTCGGCGGCATTCCCGAAGTCGTTCAGGACAATATCACGGGAATCCTTGGCGCATTCGGCGACTCTGAACATCTGGCGCGCTCAGTCGAAAAACTGATTGATGACCCCACCCTTCGGACAACGATGGGACGCGCCGCCCAAACCCGCGCCCGCGAACAATTCTCCGCCGCCGCCATCGTCCCCCGCTACGAAGCCCTCTACCGCCGCGTCTGCGCCACCGCCGCCATTCCCGGGTAA